In one Lolium rigidum isolate FL_2022 chromosome 3, APGP_CSIRO_Lrig_0.1, whole genome shotgun sequence genomic region, the following are encoded:
- the LOC124702194 gene encoding uncharacterized protein LOC124702194 isoform X2 — protein sequence MDMGSVAEPTGDGERPLHCRLLQLNKMEHYDRLMKNGKMLEDENKLVAFKLKKLQYNSQIDLRIRKMKSDLKKIIGFQTSRVCEEMLSKRKLMLSYNVVKFCKLAC from the exons ATGGACATGGGTTCAGTAGCTGAACCAACCGGCGATGGGGAGCGTCCTCTTCATTGCAGGCTTCTTCAGTTAAACAAG ATGGAGCACTATGACAGGCTCATGAAAAAT GGTAAGATGCTAGAAGATGAGAACAAGTTGGTTGCCTTTAAACTG AAGAAGCTCCAGTACAATAGTCAGATAGACTTAAGAATCAGGAAAATGAAGTCTGATCTGAAGAAGATAATAGGCTTCCAG ACATCAAGAGTATGCGAAGAAATGTTGAGCAAGAGGAAGCTTATGTTGAGCTACAATGTTGTTAAGTTCTGTAAGTTAGCATGCTAG
- the LOC124695385 gene encoding protein RRP6-like 2: MDGSKAPSEGAAAEDGSQGARGNKSKLPAAQDGGSSSGAGSSRVPAAYGAYDKSPGAKPRVTFHDPTIPRPQDQYKIMVNNHSVPFDHVWLDQSEDGRPIHPLVSSLY, translated from the exons ATGGACGGGTCCAAGGCCCCGAGCGAGGGGGCCGCGGCGGAGGACGGGTCCCAGGGCGCTCGCGGGAACAAGAGCAAGTTGCCCGCTGCCCAAGACGGCGGCTCCAGTTCCGGCGCCGGGTCCTCGAGGGTGCCCGCCGCCTACGGCGCCTACGACAAGTCGCCGGGGGCCAAGCCCAGGGTCACCTTCCACGATCCCACCATCCCGCGCCCGCAGGATCAGTACAAGATCATGGTCAACAACCACAGCGTGCCTTTCGATCATGTATGGCTAGACCAGAGCGAGGACGGCAGGCCTATCCACCCCTTG GTGAGTTCACTTTATTAG
- the LOC124702194 gene encoding uncharacterized protein LOC124702194 isoform X1, with translation MDMGSVAEPTGDGERPLHCRLLQLNKMEHYDRLMKNGKMLEDENKLVAFKLKKLQYNSQIDLRIRKMKSDLKKIIGFQFNLLCLNADIKSMRRNVEQEEAYVELQCC, from the exons ATGGACATGGGTTCAGTAGCTGAACCAACCGGCGATGGGGAGCGTCCTCTTCATTGCAGGCTTCTTCAGTTAAACAAG ATGGAGCACTATGACAGGCTCATGAAAAAT GGTAAGATGCTAGAAGATGAGAACAAGTTGGTTGCCTTTAAACTG AAGAAGCTCCAGTACAATAGTCAGATAGACTTAAGAATCAGGAAAATGAAGTCTGATCTGAAGAAGATAATAGGCTTCCAG tttaatctattgtgCCTTAATGCAGACATCAAGAGTATGCGAAGAAATGTTGAGCAAGAGGAAGCTTATGTTGAGCTACAATGTTGTTAA